The following proteins are encoded in a genomic region of Inquilinus sp. KBS0705:
- a CDS encoding beta-N-acetylhexosaminidase gives MTKTFKTLSVCCIVLLLSMGVKAQLSIIPQPLNIESKKGGFILQNNAVIGTDAQTQAIGLYLQNYLAQNYKLHLKLKVYTTIPANVAIKLVSANAGAEEAYTLKVSKAGVKIAGAGAGVFYGVQSLIQMLPANGGVPMRIAACTITDSPRFKWRGLSLDVSRHFFTVDEVKKYIDVMAHYKLNTFHWHLTDDEGWRIQIDKYPKLTEVGARISYYEKQGKFRKLDNLVDAGRDGFYTKADIREVLRYAAERYVTVLPEIEMPGHSEAAIFAYPELGCQDSTGAKHRVRMLDPSEHTFTFLQDVLTEVIALFPNQYIHIGGDEADMSAWLKSPVAVALMKKEGLKDEREVQSYFIKRIEKFLLSKNKKLIGWDEILQGGLAPSATVMSWQGEAGGIAAAKMHHQVVMTPLPQMYFDAPQANEELEPIGWNPPVTWQMVYNYEPMSKQLNPTEATYILGAQGNIWAEKVPNLPHLEYMVYPRALCVAELTWSAKQNKDIARFKYKMYRQYPLFKLWGFNARLPDIEGVDNVVTNKSRWVKTLRYPLKGAKVRYSINGKMPDSASAIHQFPLVINVPLKDTLRLSTYTTWTLNDQHIRQTALIAHQDINAVRVANAAPGLSYAVYKTKERDYNKISGEPIALGILTYPHAMPEATDEEYHWVKVSGYLKIPTEGDYELTSAFEMSPEIWVDDKPAISIDKNRYAEPQKALLHLKKGYYAIKAYYPVTEVNNDEKLLQLKAPSGRVLNVAAYLFH, from the coding sequence ATGACCAAAACCTTTAAAACCTTATCTGTTTGCTGCATTGTGCTATTGCTTAGCATGGGGGTAAAGGCACAGCTAAGCATCATTCCGCAGCCCTTAAATATCGAATCGAAAAAAGGCGGCTTTATTTTACAAAACAACGCGGTTATTGGTACCGATGCGCAAACACAGGCTATTGGTTTATACCTGCAAAACTACCTGGCCCAAAACTATAAGCTGCACCTAAAACTGAAAGTGTATACCACAATACCGGCCAATGTTGCAATCAAACTTGTAAGTGCCAATGCCGGTGCCGAGGAGGCATACACCTTAAAGGTGAGCAAGGCTGGGGTTAAAATTGCAGGTGCTGGTGCAGGTGTGTTTTACGGTGTTCAATCGTTAATACAAATGTTGCCGGCTAATGGTGGCGTGCCTATGCGTATTGCGGCCTGTACCATAACCGACTCGCCGCGTTTTAAATGGCGGGGCTTAAGTTTGGATGTTAGTCGCCATTTTTTTACGGTAGACGAGGTGAAAAAATACATTGATGTAATGGCCCATTACAAGCTAAATACCTTTCACTGGCATTTAACTGATGATGAGGGCTGGCGCATACAAATAGACAAATACCCCAAGCTAACCGAGGTTGGGGCCAGGATAAGCTATTACGAAAAACAGGGCAAATTTCGCAAGCTGGATAATTTGGTAGATGCTGGCCGCGATGGCTTTTATACCAAGGCAGATATACGCGAAGTGTTAAGATACGCCGCAGAACGCTATGTAACGGTATTACCCGAGATTGAAATGCCGGGACATAGCGAAGCGGCCATTTTTGCCTATCCCGAATTAGGATGCCAGGATTCGACAGGGGCCAAACACCGGGTGCGCATGTTGGACCCAAGCGAGCATACCTTTACTTTTTTACAGGATGTATTAACAGAGGTTATTGCGCTGTTCCCTAACCAGTATATCCACATTGGTGGCGATGAAGCCGACATGTCGGCATGGCTAAAAAGCCCGGTTGCCGTGGCTTTAATGAAAAAAGAGGGCCTGAAGGATGAGAGGGAAGTACAAAGCTATTTTATTAAACGGATAGAAAAATTCCTGCTATCCAAAAACAAGAAACTGATAGGCTGGGACGAGATATTGCAGGGCGGCCTGGCACCATCGGCAACGGTAATGAGCTGGCAGGGCGAAGCGGGTGGTATAGCCGCCGCCAAAATGCACCACCAGGTAGTTATGACACCCCTGCCGCAAATGTATTTTGATGCCCCGCAGGCCAACGAAGAGCTGGAGCCTATAGGCTGGAACCCGCCGGTAACCTGGCAAATGGTGTATAACTACGAGCCCATGTCCAAACAGTTAAACCCGACAGAGGCTACCTACATATTAGGTGCGCAGGGCAATATATGGGCCGAAAAGGTACCTAACCTGCCGCACCTGGAATATATGGTTTATCCGCGCGCGCTTTGCGTGGCCGAGCTTACTTGGTCGGCTAAGCAGAATAAGGATATAGCGCGTTTTAAATATAAAATGTACCGCCAATATCCCCTGTTTAAATTGTGGGGCTTTAATGCCCGCCTGCCCGATATTGAGGGTGTAGATAACGTAGTAACCAATAAAAGCAGGTGGGTTAAAACATTGCGTTATCCCCTAAAAGGCGCTAAGGTGCGGTATAGCATAAACGGAAAAATGCCCGATAGCGCCTCGGCCATACATCAATTCCCCTTAGTAATAAATGTACCCTTAAAAGATACTTTACGTTTGTCTACCTACACCACCTGGACGTTGAACGATCAGCATATCAGGCAAACCGCGTTAATAGCCCACCAGGATATTAATGCGGTTAGGGTGGCCAACGCCGCGCCGGGTTTAAGCTATGCGGTTTATAAAACAAAAGAGCGCGACTACAATAAAATAAGCGGCGAGCCTATCGCTTTGGGTATCCTTACCTATCCGCATGCCATGCCCGAAGCAACCGATGAGGAATACCACTGGGTAAAGGTTAGCGGTTACCTTAAGATACCAACCGAAGGCGATTACGAGCTGACATCAGCATTTGAAATGAGCCCTGAAATTTGGGTAGATGATAAGCCGGCTATCAGCATAGATAAAAACCGCTATGCCGAGCCACAAAAGGCCCTGCTGCATTTAAAGAAAGGTTATTACGCCATAAAAGCTTATTACCCCGTAACCGAAGTGAATAATGACGAAAAACTATTGCAGTTAAAAGCGCCATCGGGCAGGGTATTAAATGTAGCTGCTTACCTGTTTCATTAA
- a CDS encoding Bacterial alpha-L-rhamnosidase, whose product MNFSQKIVRKGVYFSIVLLLFGARANAQKKVEPVTLLKVDNLVCEYATNPIAVEAANPRLSWKLITQQRGVVQTAYEIRVGGNAVTLTKGKDLLWTSGKVTSDRSIQVNYEGPALASRQKCYWQVRVWNNYGHVSPWSMVNYWKMGLLTPEDWTAQWIQNNYESDTTGGPSPMFRKAFKLEHKVRAAHLYITAHGVYEAQLNGKRIGDDYFAPGWTSYNKRIQYQVYDVTAGLKKGINAIGVTIGDGWYRGYTYNRIKDVYGKKLALLCQLEVLYTNGKREVFTSDKSWKVAYGGIRSSSFFDGEVYDARKEKPNWAAPLYNDKTWDTVKVDNTIKDNLVSMIGPPVKKHEKFYPLKVLTTPEGDRVVDFGQNLVGWVQFKLKAKAGDTVKLFHAEVLDQKGNFYTKNLRTAKQENTYVFKSDSIETYEPHFTFQGFRFLKIVGYSGPIDSTNMVANAVYSDMAQMGKFSTSNPLINQLQHNIQWGQKGNFIDVPTDCPQRDERMGWTGDAQAFCRTATFNMDVAGFFTKWLKDLAADQHKDGAVPYVIPNMLDSTLAAASGWSDVATIAPWNIYLAYGDKQILEQQYQSMKAWVGYIQQHSRNYLWDTGNHFGDWLFYAGTDYEDGAALTDKNLIAQAFYAHSTQLLINAAQILGKTDDVVKYTGLLANIKKAFQSEYVTPNGRMISGTQTSYVLALNFDMLPENLRESAAKRLVNNIDDYDGHITTGFLGTPYICHVLSRFGHTDMAYELLMKESYPSWLYPVKNGATTIWERWDGIKPDKSFEDPGMNSFNHYAYGAIGDWMYRVVTGINTDESGPGFHKIVIAPHPGGKLTAAQAELETMYGKVKSAWSIVDGIFTLDVIVPPNTSAQIVLPSVTDTVTEGGLDINTVKDITNIQKAGNDEQLNVGSGTYRFVYTLKVKGKKN is encoded by the coding sequence ATGAATTTTTCACAAAAGATTGTTCGCAAAGGGGTTTATTTCAGTATTGTTTTATTGTTGTTTGGGGCAAGGGCCAACGCTCAAAAAAAGGTTGAGCCGGTTACCTTGCTTAAGGTAGATAACCTGGTATGCGAATATGCAACCAACCCCATTGCCGTTGAGGCAGCCAACCCGCGCCTAAGCTGGAAACTAATTACGCAGCAGCGCGGCGTAGTGCAAACGGCCTACGAGATAAGGGTAGGCGGCAACGCGGTAACACTCACCAAAGGGAAAGACCTGCTGTGGACATCGGGCAAGGTAACTTCCGACAGATCTATTCAGGTTAATTACGAGGGACCCGCCCTGGCATCGCGCCAAAAATGCTATTGGCAGGTAAGGGTTTGGAACAACTATGGCCATGTATCGCCCTGGAGCATGGTAAACTACTGGAAAATGGGCTTGTTAACCCCCGAAGACTGGACGGCCCAGTGGATACAAAACAACTACGAAAGCGATACTACCGGTGGCCCCAGCCCAATGTTTCGTAAAGCCTTTAAGCTGGAGCATAAAGTGCGTGCGGCGCATTTATACATCACCGCCCACGGCGTATACGAGGCACAGCTGAATGGTAAACGCATAGGCGACGATTACTTTGCCCCCGGATGGACAAGCTATAACAAACGCATACAATACCAGGTTTACGATGTTACCGCAGGCCTTAAAAAAGGTATTAACGCCATTGGCGTAACCATTGGCGACGGCTGGTACCGTGGGTATACCTATAACCGTATAAAAGATGTTTACGGTAAAAAACTGGCCCTGCTTTGCCAGTTAGAGGTTTTGTATACCAACGGCAAGCGCGAAGTTTTTACATCAGACAAAAGCTGGAAGGTAGCCTATGGGGGTATACGGTCATCGTCGTTTTTTGATGGTGAGGTTTATGATGCCCGCAAAGAGAAGCCCAACTGGGCGGCACCGCTGTATAATGATAAAACCTGGGACACCGTTAAAGTAGACAATACCATAAAAGATAACTTGGTGAGCATGATTGGCCCACCCGTAAAAAAACACGAAAAGTTTTATCCCTTAAAGGTGCTTACCACCCCCGAGGGCGACCGCGTGGTTGATTTTGGCCAAAACCTGGTGGGTTGGGTGCAGTTTAAACTAAAAGCCAAAGCAGGCGATACCGTAAAGCTGTTCCACGCCGAGGTGCTGGACCAAAAGGGTAACTTTTATACCAAAAACCTGCGTACCGCAAAACAGGAGAATACATACGTATTTAAAAGCGACTCTATAGAAACGTATGAGCCGCACTTTACCTTTCAGGGTTTTAGGTTTTTAAAGATAGTAGGCTATAGCGGCCCTATAGATTCGACCAATATGGTGGCCAATGCCGTGTATTCGGATATGGCCCAAATGGGTAAGTTTTCTACATCAAACCCGTTAATAAACCAATTGCAGCACAATATACAGTGGGGGCAAAAGGGCAACTTTATTGATGTACCTACCGATTGCCCCCAGCGCGACGAGCGCATGGGCTGGACCGGCGATGCACAGGCATTTTGCCGTACCGCCACCTTTAATATGGATGTGGCCGGCTTTTTCACCAAGTGGTTAAAAGACCTGGCCGCCGATCAGCATAAAGATGGGGCGGTGCCTTATGTAATACCCAATATGTTAGATAGCACATTGGCAGCGGCATCCGGCTGGAGCGATGTGGCTACCATTGCTCCCTGGAATATTTACCTGGCCTATGGCGATAAGCAAATTTTAGAGCAGCAATACCAAAGCATGAAGGCCTGGGTAGGCTACATTCAGCAGCACAGCCGCAATTACCTTTGGGACACCGGCAACCACTTTGGCGACTGGCTGTTTTACGCCGGCACCGATTACGAGGACGGCGCGGCCCTAACCGATAAAAACCTGATAGCACAGGCATTTTACGCGCACTCTACCCAGTTACTTATCAACGCGGCGCAAATATTGGGTAAAACCGATGATGTAGTAAAATACACCGGCTTGCTGGCCAATATTAAAAAAGCTTTCCAAAGCGAGTATGTAACGCCTAACGGGCGCATGATATCTGGTACGCAAACATCATACGTGCTGGCCCTTAACTTTGATATGCTGCCCGAAAACCTGCGCGAATCGGCGGCCAAACGGTTGGTGAACAATATTGACGATTACGACGGCCACATTACCACCGGCTTTTTGGGTACGCCTTATATATGCCACGTTTTAAGCCGCTTTGGGCATACCGATATGGCCTACGAACTGCTGATGAAGGAGTCGTACCCATCGTGGTTGTACCCGGTTAAGAACGGTGCTACTACCATTTGGGAACGCTGGGACGGCATAAAACCCGACAAAAGTTTTGAAGACCCCGGCATGAATTCCTTTAACCACTATGCCTACGGCGCCATTGGCGATTGGATGTACCGTGTGGTTACCGGCATTAATACCGACGAGAGCGGTCCGGGTTTCCACAAGATTGTAATAGCGCCGCACCCGGGCGGCAAGTTAACCGCTGCCCAGGCCGAGCTTGAAACAATGTATGGCAAAGTAAAGTCGGCATGGAGCATTGTTGATGGCATTTTTACCTTAGATGTTATTGTACCGCCAAATACTTCGGCTCAAATTGTACTGCCATCGGTAACGGATACGGTAACCGAGGGAGGGCTGGATATAAATACCGTAAAGGATATTACCAACATCCAAAAGGCGGGTAACGACGAGCAGTTAAACGTAGGCTCGGGTACTTACCGTTTTGTGTACACTTTAAAAGTAAAAGGTAAAAAGAATTGA
- a CDS encoding RagB/SusD family nutrient uptake outer membrane protein has product MKKYIYLFVTVIGIAGCKKDYLSLQPADSQNAASFFKTPDQFRQAINGAYQPLQGLYNGTFWVMSEMRSDNTSYEYDPYDRSGTLKEEVDEFRELNNNDYPAVFLGTNYTIIGRCNAILGRLPAAKIDAAIADPIAGQASFLRAFSYFNLVRIFGDVPLVLKEVQSVDEAYKIATKAPVASVYDAIIADAKDAIAKLPVKYTSDTDKGRVTKGTAETMLAEVYMTQKKYDQAIPLLRAIIASNAYSLNANYADNFNINTKNGPESIFEIQYMEGPNGLGSDFIDSFIPWDYYDTDVTGYEINNGAQNGWNIPTQDMVNAYEPGDKRRAASLIDFTSDEYGIDLPFIKKYQSIGAVQGVTANDFPVYRYADVYLMLAECLNEQGYSGGGDAFKYLNLVRTRAGLASKTPVNTPNQVAFRTAIAHERQVELAFENHRWFDLLRTGKATEVMTAHAAHERAYKSDSWTINPAAYANIRLLYQYPLNEQLLENQ; this is encoded by the coding sequence ATGAAAAAATATATATACCTTTTTGTTACTGTAATTGGCATAGCCGGTTGTAAGAAAGACTACTTAAGCCTGCAGCCTGCCGATTCGCAAAACGCAGCCAGCTTTTTCAAAACACCTGATCAGTTCAGGCAGGCCATAAACGGTGCCTACCAGCCCCTGCAGGGTTTGTACAACGGTACTTTTTGGGTAATGAGCGAAATGCGGTCAGACAATACATCTTACGAATACGATCCATACGACCGTTCGGGGACGTTGAAAGAAGAGGTAGACGAGTTTAGGGAGTTAAACAATAACGATTATCCTGCTGTATTTTTAGGTACTAACTACACCATAATTGGCCGTTGCAATGCCATATTGGGCCGTTTGCCCGCCGCTAAAATTGATGCCGCTATAGCCGACCCTATTGCCGGGCAGGCCAGCTTTTTAAGGGCCTTTAGCTATTTTAACCTGGTACGCATATTTGGCGATGTGCCCCTGGTGCTTAAAGAAGTACAATCGGTAGATGAGGCTTATAAAATAGCCACCAAAGCACCGGTAGCCAGTGTTTACGATGCCATTATTGCCGATGCAAAAGATGCCATTGCCAAACTGCCGGTTAAATACACCTCAGATACCGATAAGGGAAGGGTAACCAAAGGTACTGCCGAAACCATGCTTGCCGAAGTATACATGACCCAGAAAAAGTATGATCAGGCTATCCCCTTGTTAAGGGCTATCATCGCCTCAAACGCGTATAGTTTAAATGCTAACTATGCCGATAACTTTAACATCAACACCAAAAATGGCCCCGAATCTATCTTCGAGATACAATATATGGAAGGCCCTAACGGTTTAGGCAGCGATTTTATCGATTCATTTATCCCGTGGGATTATTATGATACGGATGTAACCGGTTACGAAATAAACAACGGCGCGCAAAACGGCTGGAACATACCTACACAGGATATGGTAAACGCTTATGAGCCGGGTGATAAAAGAAGAGCCGCGTCTTTAATTGATTTTACATCAGATGAGTATGGCATTGATCTGCCATTCATCAAAAAATACCAGAGCATAGGCGCTGTGCAGGGTGTAACCGCCAACGATTTCCCGGTTTACCGCTATGCTGATGTTTATTTAATGCTTGCCGAGTGCCTTAACGAGCAGGGCTACTCGGGCGGTGGCGACGCGTTCAAGTATTTAAACCTGGTGCGTACGCGCGCGGGCCTGGCAAGTAAAACGCCGGTAAATACGCCAAACCAGGTAGCTTTTCGCACGGCTATAGCCCACGAAAGGCAAGTAGAACTGGCTTTTGAAAACCACCGCTGGTTTGACCTTTTGCGCACAGGCAAGGCCACCGAAGTAATGACGGCCCATGCCGCGCACGAGCGGGCTTACAAGTCCGACTCGTGGACAATTAACCCGGCTGCTTATGCAAACATTCGTTTGCTATACCAGTATCCTTTAAATGAGCAACTCCTCGAAAATCAATAG
- a CDS encoding TonB-dependent receptor, whose translation MKLTVLLIIIGCLHLSAKGLSQTITLNTNKADLDKVFTAIEKQSGYYFFYRYKDLSGAKPVTLNLKGASLEDALKECFKNEPFVYTIENKTIVVSKKDALAQAPVATVKITVTGTVVDDNGQTLPRASVTIKGSTNAVITDINGKYSITAEETDVLVFSFIGFKSTEEPINKRSSINVKLEVDSRSINEVVVVGYGTQARRDVTGAVGTVKMANIKEIKAASVDLKLAGQLAGVTVNQVTGTPGGGVSVNIRGAGSVGAGDDPLYVIDGFPVSPGFDQYSNPLSTINPDDIENISVLKDAASTAIYGSRGSNGVILITTKRAKKGESSVTVNTSSGVQSILSQSKLKVMNATEFAQWRKEAIQDANAVNGTNNPIPAEYQNPSQYGNGTDWFDAVTRVAPMQNYDVTVANGTEKVRSLFSMGYFDQQGTVLNTGFRRYSLKGNMDADITKNLTAGLSIAPTYSQRHLQETDGHFLTGTLSQAYLESPLTPIKQPDGSYTNVVGSPGTFQNSNPVSQLINTTNNFTQFRTLANAYVNWKAINGLDIRSTFGVDYQNSSGDYFRPSFLGAFSVPNRDGTQVKAVGNFSSSNSFNWLNENSATYKKTWGNHTLTVLGDFSIQQETSHYRFAHGAGFPDDAIRSLAAATIITANAGDEQWRLLSLIGRVNYAFKDKYLLSASIRRDGSSRFAPGHNWGTYPSVSGGWRISDESFFPKISFLDQMKFTGSYGLAGNNNIANYEYIAAVDQYNYTFGGVLAPGTAISDLGNKALGWETTRQLDIGVDISLLHGRIYLIAEYYNRFTRDMLQYIPVPGVSGYTGTWTNVGNVRNRGWEFTLTTKNIVGSGFNWSTDFNISFNRNKVLSLGPTPQILDAPANDNPTSITKVGYPLGQFYGYFFDGIFQNQAELDKYPHFDGEQVGNIRYKDINGDGVIDGADQTVIGNPWPKFTFGFSNHFNYRRFDMNIISAGSVGGHVFDMYKQFTTNLDGVFNVEKSVIQRWRSESNPGAGLLPTTVSNTNLARDYYPSYWVESNSYLMVKNIDLGYNFKTKFSKNFRVYVSAQNAILITGYKGGNPEVGIDGQDGNRSLSPNVNFTGYPVSAVYTVGCNVTF comes from the coding sequence ATGAAATTAACGGTACTATTAATTATTATTGGCTGTTTGCACCTAAGCGCTAAAGGCCTCTCGCAAACCATTACATTAAACACCAATAAGGCCGACCTGGATAAAGTATTTACCGCTATTGAAAAGCAAAGCGGCTATTACTTTTTTTACCGGTATAAGGATCTTAGCGGCGCCAAACCTGTTACCCTAAATTTAAAGGGTGCATCGTTAGAAGATGCTTTAAAAGAGTGCTTTAAAAACGAACCTTTTGTTTATACTATCGAAAATAAAACGATTGTAGTAAGTAAAAAAGACGCGCTTGCACAAGCACCCGTGGCCACGGTAAAAATAACCGTAACCGGTACCGTGGTTGACGATAACGGCCAAACCCTCCCCCGTGCCAGCGTTACCATTAAAGGCAGTACCAATGCAGTTATTACCGATATAAACGGAAAATATAGTATTACAGCCGAAGAAACGGATGTGCTGGTATTCTCCTTTATCGGCTTTAAAAGTACAGAAGAGCCTATAAACAAGCGCAGCTCCATTAACGTAAAGTTAGAGGTTGATAGCCGCAGCATAAACGAGGTGGTTGTTGTAGGGTATGGCACCCAGGCGCGCCGCGATGTAACAGGTGCTGTGGGCACGGTTAAAATGGCCAATATCAAAGAGATAAAAGCAGCCAGTGTAGACCTTAAACTGGCCGGTCAGTTGGCAGGTGTTACCGTAAACCAGGTAACAGGTACACCGGGTGGTGGCGTATCGGTAAACATACGTGGCGCAGGCTCGGTTGGTGCCGGCGACGACCCGCTGTATGTAATAGATGGCTTCCCGGTTTCGCCCGGTTTCGACCAATACTCCAATCCGCTAAGTACCATTAACCCCGATGATATCGAAAATATCAGCGTATTAAAAGATGCCGCTTCAACAGCCATTTACGGTTCACGGGGTTCAAACGGTGTTATTTTGATCACCACTAAAAGGGCTAAAAAGGGCGAGTCGAGCGTAACGGTAAATACCTCGTCGGGTGTTCAGTCTATACTATCGCAAAGCAAGTTAAAGGTGATGAATGCTACCGAGTTTGCACAATGGCGAAAGGAGGCTATACAGGATGCTAACGCCGTTAACGGTACAAACAACCCCATACCTGCCGAGTACCAAAACCCATCGCAATATGGCAACGGTACCGATTGGTTTGACGCTGTAACAAGGGTTGCCCCAATGCAAAATTATGATGTTACCGTAGCAAACGGTACCGAAAAGGTACGCTCATTATTCTCTATGGGGTACTTTGACCAACAGGGAACGGTGCTTAACACAGGCTTTAGGCGCTACTCGCTAAAAGGCAATATGGATGCCGATATTACTAAAAACCTTACCGCCGGGCTAAGTATAGCGCCTACTTACAGCCAGCGCCATTTGCAGGAAACCGATGGGCACTTTTTAACAGGCACACTAAGCCAGGCATATTTAGAGAGCCCGTTAACACCCATCAAACAGCCCGATGGCTCTTACACAAATGTGGTTGGCTCACCCGGTACCTTTCAAAACTCAAACCCGGTAAGCCAGTTAATAAACACCACCAATAATTTTACCCAGTTCCGTACGCTGGCCAACGCTTACGTAAACTGGAAAGCTATTAATGGCTTAGATATCCGGTCAACCTTTGGTGTTGATTATCAAAATAGCAGCGGCGATTATTTCCGCCCATCATTTTTAGGCGCGTTTAGCGTACCCAACCGCGATGGTACACAGGTAAAGGCGGTGGGTAACTTTAGCTCGTCGAACTCATTTAACTGGCTTAACGAAAATAGCGCTACCTATAAAAAAACCTGGGGCAACCATACTTTAACCGTATTGGGCGACTTTAGTATACAGCAGGAAACAAGCCACTACCGTTTTGCGCATGGAGCCGGTTTCCCTGATGATGCTATACGCTCCCTTGCTGCAGCTACCATCATAACCGCCAATGCAGGCGACGAGCAATGGCGCCTGCTATCATTAATAGGCCGTGTAAACTATGCCTTTAAAGATAAGTACCTGTTAAGCGCGTCTATACGCCGCGATGGTTCATCGCGCTTTGCACCGGGCCATAACTGGGGTACTTACCCGTCTGTTTCGGGCGGATGGCGAATTTCGGATGAATCATTCTTTCCCAAAATAAGCTTCCTTGATCAAATGAAGTTTACCGGTAGCTATGGCCTAGCAGGTAATAACAACATTGCTAATTATGAATATATAGCGGCCGTAGATCAATACAATTATACTTTTGGTGGCGTGCTTGCACCGGGCACCGCTATATCTGATCTGGGTAATAAGGCCCTTGGCTGGGAAACTACCCGCCAGTTAGATATTGGGGTTGATATATCGCTTCTTCACGGCCGTATTTATTTAATTGCCGAGTATTATAACCGCTTTACGCGCGATATGCTGCAATATATTCCTGTACCCGGTGTATCGGGCTATACGGGTACATGGACCAATGTTGGTAATGTACGTAACCGCGGTTGGGAGTTTACCCTTACCACTAAAAACATTGTAGGCAGTGGGTTCAACTGGTCTACCGATTTTAATATATCGTTTAACCGTAACAAAGTTTTAAGCTTGGGCCCAACCCCGCAAATATTAGATGCGCCTGCTAATGATAACCCAACCAGCATTACTAAAGTAGGTTATCCGCTGGGTCAGTTTTATGGCTATTTCTTTGATGGGATATTCCAAAACCAGGCCGAACTGGATAAATACCCTCACTTTGATGGCGAGCAGGTAGGTAACATCAGGTATAAAGATATTAATGGCGATGGCGTAATTGATGGTGCCGACCAAACCGTTATTGGCAACCCATGGCCCAAATTCACCTTTGGTTTTAGTAACCACTTTAACTATCGCAGGTTTGATATGAATATTATTTCGGCAGGCTCGGTAGGCGGCCATGTGTTTGATATGTACAAGCAGTTTACAACAAATTTAGATGGGGTGTTTAATGTCGAAAAATCGGTAATACAACGCTGGCGGTCCGAGAGTAACCCCGGTGCCGGTTTGCTACCAACAACCGTATCAAACACCAACCTGGCGCGCGATTATTATCCGTCGTACTGGGTAGAGAGCAACTCGTACCTAATGGTGAAGAATATTGACCTGGGGTACAACTTTAAAACCAAATTCAGTAAAAACTTTAGGGTATATGTAAGCGCGCAAAACGCCATACTGATAACCGGCTACAAAGGCGGTAACCCCGAGGTAGGTATAGATGGGCAGGACGGTAACCGTTCGCTTTCGCCAAACGTGAATTTTACGGGGTACCCTGTATCGGCGGTTTACACAGTGGGTTGTAACGTAACGTTTTAA